In Musa acuminata AAA Group cultivar baxijiao chromosome BXJ2-8, Cavendish_Baxijiao_AAA, whole genome shotgun sequence, one genomic interval encodes:
- the LOC103994600 gene encoding casein kinase II subunit beta-1 encodes MYRDRGFIVPKAETGAVGRKRISDALDKHLEKTSPSTSRGLNSKAKDWLHVPPTSVGKHPEHRQHRSAAPSKNKCSDDEPETDSEESDVSGSDGDTSWISWFCNLRGNEFFCEVDDEYIQDEFNLCGLSSQVPYFDCALDLILDLESSHGDMFTEEQNELVESAAEMLYGLIHVRYILTSRGMAAMLDKFKNYDFGRCPRVYCCGQPCFPVGQSDIPRSSTVKIYCPKCEDIYYPRSKYQANVDGAYFGTTFPHLFLMAYGHLKPQRPSQKYVPRVFGYKVHKP; translated from the exons ATGTATCGGGATCGGGGATTCATCGTGCCAAAAGCGGAGACTGGAGCCGTGGGTCGGAAGCGGATCAGTGATGCCCTCGACAAGCATCTCGAGAAGACCTCGCCGTCGACCTCAAGGGGGTTGAACAGCAAAGCCAAGGACTGGTTACATGTGCCGCCCACCTCCGTCGGCAAGCACCCGGAGCACCGGCAGCATCGGTCAGCGGCCCCTTCCAAGAACAAGTGCTCCGATG ACGAGCCAGAAACTGACAGTGAAGAGTCAGATGTTAGTGGATCAGATGGGGACACATCTTGGATATCATGGTTTTGTAACCTAAGAGGGAATGAGTTCTTTTGTGAAGTTGATGATGAGTACATACAAGATGAGTTCAACCTCTGTGGGTTAAGCAGTCAAGTCCCATACTTTGACTGTGCTCTCGATCTAATTCTTGATTTGGAGTCTTCTCATG GCGATATGTTTACTGAGGAACAAAATGAGTTGGTTGAATCAGCAGCAGAGATGCTTTATGGTTTGATACATGTTAGATACATATTAACCAGTAGAGGGATGGCTGCAATG cttgataAGTTCAAGAATTATGATTTTGGCAGATGCCCACGTGTTTACTGCTGCGGTCAGCCCTGTTTTCCTGTTGGTCAATCAGACATTCCTCGATCCAGTACTGTGAAGATCTATTGCCCCAAATGTGAAGATATATATTATCCAAGATCGAAGTACCAAGCCA ATGTTGATGGAGCATACTTTGGGACAACGTTCCCACACTTGTTTCTGATGGCATATGGGCACCTTAAACCACAAAGGCCATCACAGAAGTACGTACCCCGAGTATTCGGCTACAAAGTTCACAAACCATGA